A window of the Bacteroides thetaiotaomicron VPI-5482 genome harbors these coding sequences:
- a CDS encoding IS3 family transposase codes for MSQRYSSRRKRGCIKFLCDYFGITRQGYYKHVNRHLEVDILTTSIVLYCKELLELMPKAGMRELYACCVSKFGPKMVIGRDRCYDIFRSNGLCQRTSRKRPKTTNSNHNYYIYPDLLNVAPKFVATRLGAMVVADITYVNTGQGWAYLSLLTDASSRAIVGYALYKTLETEGPLKALEMAISFYEKYHIDMSTLIHHSDRGVQYCSNKYVERLKEHQINISMTQCGDPLHNALAERMNNTIKNGWLFDCDDESFEQVSKRIEDAVYVYNHVRPHQGINMRTPMEVVSETGGLTA; via the coding sequence TTGTCACAGAGGTACTCATCCCGACGCAAACGTGGTTGTATAAAGTTCCTCTGTGATTACTTCGGCATAACCCGACAAGGTTATTACAAGCATGTGAACCGACATTTGGAGGTTGATATCCTTACCACAAGCATCGTGTTGTACTGCAAAGAACTGTTGGAACTCATGCCCAAAGCTGGTATGCGCGAGTTATACGCCTGCTGCGTGAGTAAGTTTGGACCAAAGATGGTTATCGGTCGTGATCGTTGTTATGACATTTTTCGCTCCAATGGTTTGTGTCAACGTACAAGTCGCAAGCGTCCTAAAACAACGAATTCGAACCATAATTACTATATCTACCCCGATCTGTTGAATGTTGCACCCAAATTTGTCGCTACAAGATTGGGCGCTATGGTAGTGGCGGATATAACCTACGTAAACACCGGTCAGGGCTGGGCTTACCTCTCGTTGCTTACCGATGCGTCAAGTCGTGCCATCGTGGGATATGCGCTTTACAAAACTCTTGAGACGGAGGGGCCCTTGAAAGCTTTGGAGATGGCAATATCATTCTATGAGAAGTATCACATAGACATGAGCACTCTTATTCATCATTCCGACCGGGGTGTCCAATATTGCTCAAATAAATATGTAGAGAGGCTTAAAGAGCATCAAATCAACATCAGTATGACGCAGTGTGGTGATCCTTTACATAATGCATTGGCTGAAAGAATGAACAACACCATTAAAAACGGTTGGCTATTCGACTGTGATGATGAGAGCTTCGAGCAAGTAAGCAAGCGCATTGAAGATGCTGTATATGTATATAATCATGTGCGGCCTCATCAAGGGATAAACATGAGGACACCTATGGAAGTGGTCAGCGAAACGGGAGGATTAACAGCATAA